The sequence AAAGTGTTTATTTACCGAGACGATTGAGTTTTTGTTCTTTTCAAAGCAGGCGTTAAAGTCCTCTTGCGTAGGCCTAGGATCGGCGTTTAGGCAAAGCGCTGATAGCAAAAAAGCAAGGGCAAATTTATATTTTAGTCTCATTTTATCCCCATCGAAGCAAGGCCGCCAAGCATCCTTGAAGCGGTGTTTTTCTTATCGGCCTCAACTGATTTTAGCACGTCATTTACGGCGCTTATTAGCAAAATTTGCATGCTCTCTTTATCTTCAAGCAAGCTATCATCTATGCTGATATCAAGTATATCGCCGCTGCCGTTTGCTCTCACGCTTACCAGTCCGCCACCGCTTTTTGCGCCAAATTCTTTATTTTTGCTCTCTTCTTCCATCTGCTTGGCCTGCTTTTGCACATCCTCAAGCATCTGCCCCATCTTTGAAAAGTCAAATCCCTCAAACATCGCCTACTCCTTTATGATCTCGTTTTTGTTATTTACATGCACGATGGTTGGTTTAAATTTCTTAGCCTTTTTAAATTTCATAATAGCATAAGCCACGATGATGACCACGTCGCCAACGCAGACCTTTCTAGCAGCTGCGCCGTTTAGGCAAATTTCGCCTTTTTTGCCCTTTATCACGTAGGTGGCAAATCTCTCGCCGTTATTTACGTCTAAAATTTCAACCTTTTGATTTTCTATCAAATTTGCAGCCTTTATAAGCTCCTCGCCGATGCTTATCGAGCCAACATAGTTTAAATTTGCGTCTGTTACGACGGCTCTGTGGATCTTACTAGCTAAAATTTCTATATTCATTTTTACCTCTTTAAAAGCTCTTTTACTACTTCTTTGTCGCTAAATGGGTGCTTGACGCCCTTTATCTCCTGATATGGCTCATCGCCTTTGCCAAGTATAACAAGCGCCCAGCCGGGTTCTAGCTTGCTGATAGCCAGTGCGATCGCCTCTTTGCGGTTGGCGTTTCGTATCAAATTTTCATTTTGACTCATACCAGCGCAAATTTCATCGATTATGCTCTCTGGCTCTTCGCTTCTTGGATTGTCACTTGTGACGATGCAAATTCTTGCGTATTTTTGGGCTATCGCTCCCATTTTTGGGCGCTTTGTCCTATCTCTATCGCCGCCTGCACCAAAGACTGCGATCAAATTTAGATGTCTAAGCGAGTTTAGCACCTTTTCGATACCATCTGGCGTATGAGCAAAATCCACGATGACTAGCGGATCGGTGCTAACCACTTCCATTCTGCCACTAACCCCTTTAAATTTGCTTATCGCCTTTGAAAGCGCGGTCGCGTCTGGACGCTCTAGCAAGCAAACAGCGCCAAGGGCTGCAATTAGGTTGTAAAGATTAAACTCGCCTTGCAAGCTTGAGTCTATCTCCACATCGCCATTTGGCGTCTTGATAACCGCGTCTATGCCGTCCTTTAGCCCATAAACTACCGGCGCAAAGCTGGCTGGCTTTTTGAGCGAATACGTATAAGCGTTTTTTGGATTAAATTTAATGCCATTATCATCAGCATTTATAAGCTTCATGCCATCATCATCAAAAAAGCTAGACTTTACCCTAGCGTACTCCTCCATGCTCTTGTGGTAGTCGAGGTGGTCTTGAGTCAAATTTGTAAAAATTTTTAGAGCAAATTTCAAGCTCTCTATACGCTTTTGAGCGATCGCATGCGAGCTAACCTCCATCACGAAGTACTCGCAGCCTTGCTCGCTGGCTGCTTTGAGGTATGAAAGAGTCCTTAAAATGGCACTCGTCGTAAGCGCCTTGTCATCTATCTGCTTGCCCTCTACAAATGCCCCTCTGGTGCCACTTAGCCCGCACTTTTTGCCTAAATTTCGCAAGGTCTCGTAGATAGCCGCAGCCGTTGTGGTCTTGCCATTTGTACCTGTGATGCCAACTATCTTTAAGTTTTCGTCTATTTTTAAAAGCTTCTTGCACTCTTCAAGGCTGATTATCTTAGCGCCATTTTTTATCGCTGCCTCTGCAAATTTTGCGTTTGCAGCAGTTTGCACAAAGTATGCACCCTGCTCGCACTCGTTTGAGTCATCTGTTATGAAGCTATTTTCTACTGATATTTTCATCGTTTTGTCTTTTTTGTATCTCTTTAAAAAGCTGATCTATGCGCTCATCACCGCCAAACATTACCGCCGCACTCTCAAGATAGTTTATGCTCATTTCGATAAAGTCATTTTTTATCAAATTTCCCAAAAATTCTAAAAAATCATCTTTGTTTGAGATCATGACCTTGGTTGAGAACATGATGTTTTCAAAGACTTTTTTGAAGCTCCCGTCCTTATAAACAGCCTTTTTAAAGTCCTCGTAGCTGATCGCGTCTTGCTCTTCGAAATACTCATCGCTAGCCAATCTTGATTCTAAAATTTTTAAAATTTCATCCATTCCTTCATCATCTTCGCCAGCTCTTAGTTTATCCATAAAATAGTCAAATAAAAGTTTTGCTTCCTCTGCATTTTTCTCGCCAAGAGAGCAAATTTGTATCAAAAATAGTAAATTTTTATCCTGTGTCTTTTCGTAAGCTAGAGAGAAGTAAAAGATCGCTTCTTTAAATTTTGAGCGTTTGAAGTGTTTAATGCCTATTTTTTTATAATCTATCAATGTCAAATTCCTCGCCAATCGGGATATTTACGACCTCAAGCTCTGGGTGAATATCCATACGAAGTTGTCTTTCAAGTCCATATTTTAGTGTAGTTGTACTAGCTGCACATCCATGACAATGCCCTGTAAGTCTTACATAAATTTTGCCGTTTTTTATGCCAAGTAGCTCCATGCCACCGCCATCATTTTCAAGCATCGGTAATACCTTTTGCAAACTCACACTGACTGGTTTTAAAAGTTCTTCATCGCTAAATGGGATCATATCTTTTCCTATTAAATTTTTGGGCTATTATAGCAAAATAAAAATGCAAAAAATAATGGCTATATTTTTGCTTAGCGCTAATTTTGCTTTATAATTTAAACCTTTTTTGACACACCTAGTCAGTTTTGATTATTAAATGCGTGAGCTAAAATTTAGTAAATTTTTGATTATAAGTTTTAGGATAAAAGGGCAAATTTCGCCCTTTTTATTTAATCTATTAGAAGTGATTTTATATCTACTTTTTGCTCGATCATCTTGCTCTCAAGCATAAATTCTTGCGTAGCTTCAAGTGCTTTTATATCTTCAGGCGTGATCTTTGGACTAAAGTCATACTGCGGATACATACTCTTTACCGCCTCTATGCTAAGACCGGTCTCTTCAGCTGTAAATTTTAATGCCTCTTCCTCATTTGCTTTCATAAAAGCCAAAATTTCATCTTGGGCTTTTTTAAATTTTTCAACTAGATCTTTATGCTTTTTGTAAAATTCTCCACTTGTGGCAGTAACGATGACTGGAGTGATGACGCCCTTGCCTGTTGTTACGACACTAAGTCCTGATTTTTTAGCATTATAAGCAGTTGGTCCAGCAAGAAGTGCTGCATCGACACTGCCATTTTCAAGTGCAGCTTGTGCAGCTGGGATGCCCATAGAAACGAACTCTACGTCATTTATACCAAGTCCGCCAAGAGCAAGATACCTAACCAAAAGCTCATTTAATATCGTGCCTTTTGGGCCTGCTATTTTTTTACCTTTTAAGTCTTTAGCGGTTTTTATGCCTTTATCTTTAGCAAATATCGCAAAAGCTTCAGGTGCTCTTGAATAGGCACTTATGATCTTTATGTCAGCTTTATTTGCCGCGGCAAGTATGACTGAAGTTCCGCCCACGCAGTTTAGAAACTGGAGCGAATTCGAAGCTAGAGCTTGAGTCTGCTTTGCACCTGATGTTATCTCAGAGTACTCGACTGGTATGCCAAAAGATTTAGCATAAAAGCCTTTAAATTTATCGACGATTGAGGGGACGTTTAGCGGCGATTTGACATAGGTCATACCGATCTTATCTAGCTCACTTGCGTTTGCGACTAGACAAAGCAAAGAGGCTGCACACAAAATCTTAAAAAATTTTCTCATATTTGCTCCTTTAAAAATTTTCCAAATTATATAACTTTTTGCCTCGTTTTGGTTTTAATTATCATTTTATAAAATGCTAAATTTCGCTCAAAATTTTACGCTTTAAATTTATTAGTTCATCGCAAAGCAAATCTCTTGGCTTAGCTAGATTTGATAGATCATAGCTTGATTTCATCCCACCTTTTTCAAGCAAAATTATCTCATCTGCTAAATATAGGGCTTCATCGACATTATGAGTGACAAAAATGATGGTTTTGCCGGCTTGGAGCTTTAAAATTTCAGCCTGCATGCTGGCTCTCGTAAAAGCATCAAGTGCCGCAAATGGCTCATCCATAAGGATCAAATTTGCCTCGTACGCAAGCACTCTTGCAAGAGAAACGCGCGAACTCATACCGCCAGATAGCTGCGAAACAGCGGCAAATTTAAAGTCGCTAAGCCCTATCATCGATATGAGCCTGTCTATCTTTGCCTCGTCTATCTCGCACTTTTTAAGTGGAAAGACTATATTTTCATAGACATTTAAAAAAGGCATAAGCCTAGGCTCTTGAAATACAAAACCGATCTTTGCTTGCTCTTTAAATTTTATCTCGCCTAGACTTACGCCCTCAAGTCCAGCAATAAGCCTTAAAAGAGTCGTTTTACCACAACCACTTCTACCAAGTATGACGGTGATCTTATCTTTTTTTATGCTTAAATTTAGCTCTTTTAAAACGTCGATACGCTTATCATGGATAAAAAAATGCTTTGATAAATTTAAAATTTCTATCATTTTTCACTTCGCAAAAGGCTAAATTTAGATATCAAAAATAAAAATATCCTATCTATGAGTACGCCGCAAATTCCTATCGTAAAAATGCCAACAAATATCCTATCTGCACGCGAAAGCTCCTCCGCATCTAGTATGAGATAGCCTAGCCCGCTAGAAGCTGCGATCATCTCCGCTCCCACAATCGCTCGCATAGCGTAGCCAAAACCTATTCGCATGCCTACAAAGATATCCTTTATGGCATTTTTTAGGATGATTTTGTAAAAAATTTCAAATTTACTAAAACAAAAAATTTTACCAACTTCAATAAGTTTCACATCGCAGCTAGTTAGCCCTTTTGAAATACTTAAAAACATTGGGAAAAATGATGCTAGGATGATAATAATAATTTTTGGAGTTTCGTTTATACCAAACCAAAGTACCAAAATAGCAATAAGGCTAAGTGGCGGAACATTTCTAAAAAACTCTAGTATCCACTCGTAATAAATACTAGCTTTTGGAAATAGCGCCGCAACTCCGCCAAAAATAAATGCCAAAACAAAAGCCAAAATATAGCCAATAAATATACGCTTAAAGCTAATTATCACATGCATTATTAGCTCGCCGCTTAAGCTCATATCAAGCATCGTTTTAAGTGTCGTAATAGGACTTGGCAATATATAAGGTGTGAAAATTTTAAGCTCACAAACAACCTGCCAGAGGGCAAAGATCGCTAGGATCAAAACGCTCTTTTTAAAAATTTCTATCACAGCCCATCTCCATTGTGACAGCCATTTTCACAGTATAAAAGCTCGATGATATGATAGTTTTTAAGCTCGCTAAATTTATACGAAAATGCGTTTTGTATCTTTTCTTTACTACATAAGCTTAGTGTTTTTATGCCTAAATTTTCAAAAAATCCAGGAGGAATCGGGCTTGATTCTATTTTGTTTATTTGTAAATTTATGTCGTTTAGCTCTTTAAAATTTTTCCATGTTAAAAATGTAGTTCGCTCTAATTTTAAAGAATCTCCAAGCTCAGCCAAGTCATCACAAGGCGTTGTTATATAAAGCCACTCATCTTCTTTTAGTTTCGAGCTAAGTTCAATGGCGCTTTCAATTAAAATGGGATTTAAGCTTGAAATATTATTTGAAAATTCTTTGAAATTTGATCTTATAAAATTTACAGCTCTTGGACAGCGACTGTCTAAAACTATGCCTTTAGAGTATAAATTTTTATATGAATTTTTGATATCGCTAACATGATCTTTTTCGCACTCTACTATGTTAAAGCCCTTATTTTGCAAGAGCTCTTTTAACGTAGAGAAGTCATACATATTTTTTACAACGGGATTTAGCCAAAGTAGCTTTCTCAAGAGTTCTCCATAATTTTAATAATAGAAATCAAGATTCTATCATTTAAAAATTTAAACCAAGTAAAAAGAGCCGCTTATGACTAAAATCATAAAAGATAGGCGGTACAAAAAACTAAACTTAGCCTATACTTTTATATCTAACTTCTGTTTTTGCTCCACTTTTTCCATTAGCTTTAGTATGTCAACTCCATTTTTCTCAAGCTGCATTAGCTCCTTAAGATAGGCGAATTTCTCATCTTTGTTGATGTCATAAGTAGCTAGTTTCTCGCTTCGTCCGATCACTGAGGCATAGACCTTGTTGCCATCAAGTTTATCCGTATTTTGTACATTATAAAGTGAGAGCACGCCCTCTACCACCTCTTTAAAATCCGCCCCGCTCTTCATGCCAGCTTTCATAAGCGTAAGAAATCTATGTCTGCTCTCTTCGTCAGTAAAATTTATATTTTGTAGCGTCTGATACTCGATTGGTGGCTTGTTAGTGCTAGTTAGCATGGAGATAGCCTTTTTGCCTATCGTAATGCTTTCTACACCGACTCTTTCGCCAAGATACTGCCTAAGTGCATAATCAATCCACTTATCTTTAAACTCATCTATGCTTAGGTCTTTATCAAGTATCTCAAATCCTTCCACGTGGCTCTTGT comes from Campylobacter concisus and encodes:
- a CDS encoding YbaB/EbfC family nucleoid-associated protein, translating into MFEGFDFSKMGQMLEDVQKQAKQMEEESKNKEFGAKSGGGLVSVRANGSGDILDISIDDSLLEDKESMQILLISAVNDVLKSVEADKKNTASRMLGGLASMGIK
- the panD gene encoding aspartate 1-decarboxylase — its product is MNIEILASKIHRAVVTDANLNYVGSISIGEELIKAANLIENQKVEILDVNNGERFATYVIKGKKGEICLNGAAARKVCVGDVVIIVAYAIMKFKKAKKFKPTIVHVNNKNEIIKE
- a CDS encoding UDP-N-acetylmuramoyl-L-alanyl-D-glutamate--2,6-diaminopimelate ligase yields the protein MKISVENSFITDDSNECEQGAYFVQTAANAKFAEAAIKNGAKIISLEECKKLLKIDENLKIVGITGTNGKTTTAAAIYETLRNLGKKCGLSGTRGAFVEGKQIDDKALTTSAILRTLSYLKAASEQGCEYFVMEVSSHAIAQKRIESLKFALKIFTNLTQDHLDYHKSMEEYARVKSSFFDDDGMKLINADDNGIKFNPKNAYTYSLKKPASFAPVVYGLKDGIDAVIKTPNGDVEIDSSLQGEFNLYNLIAALGAVCLLERPDATALSKAISKFKGVSGRMEVVSTDPLVIVDFAHTPDGIEKVLNSLRHLNLIAVFGAGGDRDRTKRPKMGAIAQKYARICIVTSDNPRSEEPESIIDEICAGMSQNENLIRNANRKEAIALAISKLEPGWALVILGKGDEPYQEIKGVKHPFSDKEVVKELLKR
- a CDS encoding NifU family protein; protein product: MIPFSDEELLKPVSVSLQKVLPMLENDGGGMELLGIKNGKIYVRLTGHCHGCAASTTTLKYGLERQLRMDIHPELEVVNIPIGEEFDIDRL
- a CDS encoding NrtA/SsuA/CpmA family ABC transporter substrate-binding protein — its product is MRKFFKILCAASLLCLVANASELDKIGMTYVKSPLNVPSIVDKFKGFYAKSFGIPVEYSEITSGAKQTQALASNSLQFLNCVGGTSVILAAANKADIKIISAYSRAPEAFAIFAKDKGIKTAKDLKGKKIAGPKGTILNELLVRYLALGGLGINDVEFVSMGIPAAQAALENGSVDAALLAGPTAYNAKKSGLSVVTTGKGVITPVIVTATSGEFYKKHKDLVEKFKKAQDEILAFMKANEEEALKFTAEETGLSIEAVKSMYPQYDFSPKITPEDIKALEATQEFMLESKMIEQKVDIKSLLID
- a CDS encoding ABC transporter ATP-binding protein, with translation MIEILNLSKHFFIHDKRIDVLKELNLSIKKDKITVILGRSGCGKTTLLRLIAGLEGVSLGEIKFKEQAKIGFVFQEPRLMPFLNVYENIVFPLKKCEIDEAKIDRLISMIGLSDFKFAAVSQLSGGMSSRVSLARVLAYEANLILMDEPFAALDAFTRASMQAEILKLQAGKTIIFVTHNVDEALYLADEIILLEKGGMKSSYDLSNLAKPRDLLCDELINLKRKILSEI
- a CDS encoding ABC transporter permease, with product MIEIFKKSVLILAIFALWQVVCELKIFTPYILPSPITTLKTMLDMSLSGELIMHVIISFKRIFIGYILAFVLAFIFGGVAALFPKASIYYEWILEFFRNVPPLSLIAILVLWFGINETPKIIIIILASFFPMFLSISKGLTSCDVKLIEVGKIFCFSKFEIFYKIILKNAIKDIFVGMRIGFGYAMRAIVGAEMIAASSGLGYLILDAEELSRADRIFVGIFTIGICGVLIDRIFLFLISKFSLLRSEK